A DNA window from Christiangramia salexigens contains the following coding sequences:
- a CDS encoding flavodoxin family protein, producing MKITQLNKLIGLLVIVFMMLGVQANAQENIAIVYLSRTKNTEAVAKLIHDKVGGYLVALEKQDKYPEDYQEIVAQVDRENEEGYLPPLKTKIENLETYNIIFIGFPTWDMQLPPPMKSFLTENDLSDKIIVPFNTNAGFGVGKGFDQLIKLCPDSEVVKGLSVEGGYEKKGVYLSIKGKRKDEVSRKVDNWLKEIGISR from the coding sequence ATGAAAATTACACAATTAAATAAGCTCATTGGTTTATTGGTAATCGTTTTTATGATGTTGGGTGTACAGGCCAATGCCCAGGAAAATATTGCCATAGTTTATTTATCCAGAACAAAAAATACCGAAGCTGTTGCTAAGCTTATTCATGATAAAGTTGGTGGTTATTTAGTGGCTCTAGAGAAGCAAGATAAGTACCCGGAAGATTATCAGGAAATAGTAGCCCAGGTAGACAGAGAAAATGAAGAAGGATACTTACCACCATTAAAAACAAAAATTGAGAATCTTGAGACCTATAATATTATATTTATTGGTTTTCCTACTTGGGATATGCAATTGCCTCCACCAATGAAGAGCTTTTTAACTGAAAATGATCTGAGCGATAAGATTATAGTACCTTTTAATACTAATGCAGGATTTGGCGTAGGTAAAGGATTTGATCAGTTAATAAAATTATGTCCAGATAGCGAAGTAGTTAAAGGTCTTTCTGTAGAAGGTGGCTATGAAAAGAAAGGAGTCTATCTATCCATAAAAGGAAAAAGGAAAGATGAAGTGTCCCGGAAAGTAGACAATTGGTTAAAGGAAATTGGTATATCCCGTTGA
- a CDS encoding cupin domain-containing protein has protein sequence MKNLITVLLFVVPMCVFAQNESYSVSSYMEEGTKAPNTHYIGEAWLNGLLEVEGDLNFHITKASFKANSTLDWHKHASTQVLIYVEGEGYYQERGKDPVILKAGDVIKCEKDTEHWHSSTENSDVTYLAVYGGEQPTTWTEVLSQEYYDSVAKKLKE, from the coding sequence ATGAAAAATTTAATTACAGTATTATTATTTGTTGTTCCAATGTGTGTTTTCGCCCAAAATGAATCTTATTCAGTTTCTTCATATATGGAGGAGGGTACTAAGGCTCCAAATACTCATTATATAGGAGAGGCCTGGCTAAATGGGTTACTGGAGGTTGAAGGAGATTTAAACTTTCATATTACCAAGGCTAGTTTCAAAGCAAATTCTACTCTGGATTGGCATAAACACGCCTCTACCCAAGTCTTAATTTATGTTGAAGGCGAAGGTTATTATCAGGAAAGAGGAAAAGACCCTGTTATTCTTAAAGCCGGGGACGTAATAAAATGTGAAAAAGATACAGAGCATTGGCATTCATCCACCGAAAACAGTGATGTTACTTACTTGGCTGTGTATGGCGGAGAACAGCCCACTACCTGGACCGAAGTTCTATCGCAGGAATATTACGATAGTGTAGCAAAAAAATTGAAAGAATAA
- a CDS encoding PH domain-containing protein, translating into MKKYKARKGKFIYYLLIGLLLIPIAGFWIDHKMIIDRPWIMIPLITPALLILWILLDTSYAIDGERLKFRSAINKGSIPIKAIFEIRKNKTMSVGLKPAMAKNGMIIKYGKYDEIYVAPVNNDKMISDLKAINPDIRISN; encoded by the coding sequence ATGAAAAAATACAAAGCCAGAAAAGGTAAGTTCATTTATTACCTATTAATTGGCCTCCTTTTAATTCCGATAGCCGGCTTTTGGATTGATCATAAAATGATAATTGATCGCCCCTGGATAATGATCCCTCTTATTACACCTGCTTTACTGATCTTATGGATCCTTTTAGACACCTCCTATGCCATAGATGGCGAACGCTTAAAATTTAGATCTGCAATTAATAAAGGGAGTATCCCAATAAAAGCCATATTTGAAATAAGAAAAAATAAAACAATGTCGGTAGGCTTAAAACCTGCGATGGCTAAGAATGGGATGATCATCAAATATGGGAAATATGATGAAATCTATGTTGCGCCAGTGAATAATGATAAAATGATTTCCGATCTCAAAGCGATCAATCCTGATATAAGAATAAGCAATTAG
- a CDS encoding DUF1572 family protein, which produces MTKSEQLANRLREVILNGTWIANTNYKDQLENIDWKIATQRIAPFNNISILAQHIHYYIEGIENVYTTGKLEIRDKYSFDFPPIGSQSEWETFLTKFWSDTENLCGRIENMSEDQLTEKFVNEKYGSFLRNIDGMIEHSYYHLGQVVLLKKMILKSI; this is translated from the coding sequence ATGACAAAAAGCGAACAATTAGCAAACCGACTTCGTGAGGTAATTCTAAACGGAACCTGGATAGCAAATACCAATTATAAAGATCAGCTGGAAAATATAGATTGGAAAATTGCAACACAAAGAATTGCACCTTTTAATAATATTTCGATATTAGCTCAACACATCCATTATTATATTGAGGGCATAGAGAACGTATATACAACTGGTAAACTTGAAATTAGGGACAAATATAGTTTCGATTTTCCACCTATTGGTTCACAATCTGAATGGGAGACATTTCTCACCAAATTTTGGAGTGATACAGAAAACCTTTGCGGACGAATAGAAAATATGTCTGAAGATCAACTTACTGAAAAATTTGTAAACGAAAAATATGGGTCTTTTTTGCGAAACATAGATGGCATGATAGAACATAGCTATTACCATCTTGGACAAGTAGTACTATTAAAGAAAATGATTTTAAAAAGTATATAG
- a CDS encoding DUF6090 family protein, whose protein sequence is MIKFFRKIRQQLLAENKFSKYLLYAIGEIILVVIGILIALQINNSNELNKQRAKEVRFLKNLKSDLIFEETELERYTKIRESIVNSAQIALEHFNGKPVENIQMFNYHTFNVGIWQEFQRNNNTFLELINSGNLTIISNDSVKNGLNLDLIYKTIISNREHLRNDLEQYFYNPWFETVDLDPLAQSFVFYANNGEFDENIELSRQELDRLLNNKVFKNGLIQ, encoded by the coding sequence ATGATAAAATTCTTTAGAAAAATCCGTCAACAATTGCTGGCCGAAAACAAATTCAGCAAATATCTGCTATATGCAATTGGGGAAATAATTCTTGTAGTAATTGGAATTTTAATCGCCCTACAGATCAATAATTCTAATGAATTAAATAAACAAAGGGCTAAGGAGGTTCGATTCTTGAAAAATCTAAAGAGCGATCTAATTTTTGAAGAAACCGAACTTGAACGCTATACCAAAATTAGAGAAAGTATAGTGAATTCTGCTCAAATTGCTCTTGAACACTTTAATGGCAAGCCTGTGGAAAACATTCAAATGTTTAATTATCACACATTTAATGTGGGTATATGGCAAGAGTTCCAAAGAAATAATAATACATTTTTGGAGTTAATCAATTCGGGTAATTTGACCATAATTTCAAATGATTCAGTAAAAAATGGTCTAAATTTAGATCTTATTTATAAAACTATTATATCCAATCGAGAACATTTAAGAAATGATCTAGAGCAATATTTTTATAATCCCTGGTTTGAAACTGTAGATTTGGATCCTCTGGCTCAAAGCTTTGTATTCTACGCCAATAATGGAGAATTTGATGAAAATATCGAGCTCTCCAGACAAGAATTAGATAGACTTTTAAATAACAAGGTGTTTAAGAATGGATTAATTCAATAA
- a CDS encoding alpha/beta hydrolase, with amino-acid sequence MKNLIIKLRVILAIISITVFLISCTGSRSVPSNVITLAEQGSFAVGGTVISSSGTFDPIQDGAFNPTNQNTSGQTLHGDHASVFYQIPAEPRKLPLVFWHGYGQSMRTWQTTPDGREGFQSIFLRKDFPVYLIDQPRRGLSGRSTEPISISASTDDQLWFGIFRLGLGNDFYPGVQFSKDPEALNQFFRQMTPDTGPLSIEINIKAVSALFDKIGPSILVTHSHSGGQGWLTALKNNNIKAIVSYEPGSNFVFPENEVPAPMQYLGGELKARGVPISEFKRLTEIPIIIYYGDYIPEEPVVNPGKEQWRVALSMAKKWRDIVNKYGGDVTLVPLPEAGLKGNTHFPMSDLNNKKVADLMYNWLKEKGLTKKEKK; translated from the coding sequence ATGAAAAATCTTATAATTAAACTGAGAGTTATATTAGCAATAATAAGTATTACAGTTTTTTTAATATCATGTACGGGTTCACGTTCTGTACCGTCTAATGTCATAACTTTAGCTGAACAGGGAAGTTTTGCAGTCGGGGGAACGGTAATAAGCAGTTCTGGTACATTTGATCCTATCCAGGATGGTGCATTTAACCCAACAAATCAAAACACCTCAGGTCAAACACTTCATGGTGATCACGCTAGCGTTTTCTATCAAATCCCCGCTGAACCCCGTAAACTTCCGTTAGTATTCTGGCACGGCTACGGGCAATCTATGAGAACCTGGCAAACTACGCCGGACGGGAGAGAAGGTTTTCAGAGTATTTTTCTTCGAAAAGATTTTCCCGTTTATCTAATAGATCAGCCCCGTCGAGGTCTGTCTGGACGCAGTACAGAACCTATTAGCATAAGTGCATCTACAGATGATCAACTTTGGTTTGGCATTTTCAGGCTTGGTTTAGGAAATGATTTCTACCCCGGAGTTCAATTTTCTAAAGATCCAGAAGCATTAAATCAGTTTTTTCGCCAAATGACACCTGATACGGGGCCGTTGAGTATTGAAATAAATATTAAGGCTGTTTCAGCATTATTTGATAAAATAGGTCCTTCAATACTTGTTACACATTCTCATAGTGGAGGTCAGGGATGGCTTACGGCATTAAAAAATAATAATATCAAAGCAATCGTATCCTATGAACCCGGTAGTAATTTCGTATTTCCTGAAAATGAAGTACCGGCACCTATGCAATATCTCGGCGGAGAGCTGAAGGCAAGAGGAGTTCCTATATCTGAATTTAAACGGTTGACCGAAATACCCATAATTATTTACTATGGAGATTATATTCCTGAAGAACCTGTAGTAAATCCGGGTAAGGAACAATGGAGAGTTGCGCTATCTATGGCAAAAAAATGGCGTGATATAGTAAATAAATATGGAGGGGATGTGACTTTAGTTCCTCTCCCTGAAGCAGGTCTAAAAGGCAATACACATTTCCCAATGTCAGACCTTAACAATAAAAAAGTAGCTGATCTAATGTACAATTGGCTAAAGGAAAAAGGATTAACTAAAAAAGAGAAAAAATGA
- a CDS encoding cysteine hydrolase family protein gives MNFKEKNPALILIDVQKAFLDEKYWGGNRNNKSAEKICGKILNRWRELNLPIFHIRHCSKNPNSIFNKSNIGFEFNDHVIPKFEEEVITKYVNSAFIGTNLQEQLDKQNIDTLVIVGITTNHCVSTTTRMAGNFGYKTYLISDATAAFDRIGVNGDNFDAEIIHLTSLANLNDEFATVLDSQQLMSKLA, from the coding sequence ATGAATTTTAAAGAAAAAAATCCAGCTTTGATTCTTATCGATGTTCAAAAAGCATTTTTAGATGAAAAATACTGGGGTGGTAATAGAAATAATAAAAGCGCTGAAAAAATTTGTGGCAAAATTTTAAATAGATGGAGGGAACTAAATTTACCAATTTTTCATATTAGACATTGTTCTAAAAATCCGAATTCTATATTTAATAAATCGAACATAGGATTTGAATTTAATGATCATGTAATTCCAAAATTTGAAGAAGAAGTAATTACCAAATATGTTAATAGCGCATTTATAGGAACAAATTTGCAGGAACAGTTGGATAAACAAAATATCGATACTTTAGTTATTGTAGGTATAACAACTAATCATTGTGTATCTACTACAACTCGAATGGCAGGCAATTTTGGTTATAAAACTTATCTAATATCGGATGCAACGGCAGCATTTGACAGAATTGGAGTTAATGGGGACAATTTTGATGCTGAAATAATACACTTAACATCACTAGCAAATTTGAATGATGAGTTTGCTACTGTATTGGATTCGCAACAACTGATGTCTAAACTTGCTTAA
- a CDS encoding alpha/beta fold hydrolase has protein sequence MKTLKLIALLLLLESFIGCKTQNTAVQDSPQTETVVVDQPKSVDIRGEKIHYIEQGSGEPLIFIHGTISDYRVWISRMESYSNEYHVIAYSRRYAYPNNQIFDESQDYSVRVHADDLYALIKKLDLKKVNIVAHSYGAFTALLMALDHPEVVNSMVLGEPPVASLAQNTEKGRASWSAFLEDYLRPAKQDFILEHNEAALEHFVQGVLGDNFKLSQVPPEVKRGWMDNLNELWGVAMNEDFIQLDEDAIKYLNVPVLLLVGDISPSYLIEISNELDRLLPKSEIVRFDNMNHGLYFEQPETVDRAVMEFLDRN, from the coding sequence ATGAAAACATTGAAATTAATTGCTCTACTCCTGCTTTTAGAAAGTTTTATAGGCTGCAAAACCCAAAATACCGCTGTTCAAGACTCCCCCCAAACGGAAACCGTGGTGGTCGACCAGCCGAAATCCGTGGATATCCGTGGGGAGAAAATTCATTACATCGAACAAGGTTCTGGCGAACCCCTTATTTTCATCCACGGTACTATCAGTGACTATCGAGTTTGGATTTCACGTATGGAATCTTATTCAAATGAATATCATGTGATAGCCTATAGTCGGCGTTATGCATATCCTAACAACCAGATTTTCGATGAGTCTCAGGACTATTCTGTTCGGGTACATGCCGATGACCTTTATGCATTAATCAAGAAACTCGATTTAAAAAAGGTCAATATCGTTGCACATTCTTACGGAGCCTTTACCGCTTTATTGATGGCATTGGATCATCCCGAAGTAGTAAACTCGATGGTACTTGGAGAGCCACCCGTAGCCTCACTAGCGCAAAACACCGAAAAGGGCAGAGCAAGTTGGTCAGCTTTTTTAGAAGATTACTTGAGACCGGCAAAGCAAGATTTTATTTTGGAACATAATGAAGCAGCCTTGGAACATTTTGTGCAGGGTGTACTTGGTGATAACTTTAAATTGTCTCAGGTGCCTCCGGAGGTTAAGCGAGGTTGGATGGACAATCTAAATGAATTGTGGGGAGTAGCCATGAATGAGGACTTTATACAATTAGATGAAGATGCTATTAAATATTTAAACGTGCCCGTATTGCTATTGGTAGGTGACATTTCACCCAGCTATCTTATCGAGATTTCCAATGAATTGGACCGCCTTTTGCCTAAAAGCGAAATCGTCCGTTTTGATAATATGAACCATGGTCTCTATTTTGAACAGCCTGAAACTGTGGATAGAGCTGTAATGGAATTCTTGGATCGAAATTAA
- a CDS encoding HigA family addiction module antitoxin, giving the protein MKKLENIHPGEILKEEFLDPMEITAYRLSKETFIPQTRISEIIKKKRRITADTALRLSKYFGTTAKFWLGLQDDYDLEEEKSLKEKEFNNIKPLENNAA; this is encoded by the coding sequence ATGAAAAAGTTAGAAAATATACATCCTGGAGAAATCTTGAAAGAAGAATTTTTAGATCCAATGGAAATTACTGCATATCGACTTTCTAAAGAAACTTTTATTCCGCAGACAAGAATAAGTGAAATCATAAAAAAGAAAAGAAGAATAACTGCTGACACCGCTCTTCGACTTTCAAAATATTTTGGAACCACGGCAAAATTTTGGCTGGGATTGCAAGATGATTATGATTTAGAAGAAGAAAAATCTTTAAAGGAGAAAGAATTCAATAACATAAAACCGTTAGAAAATAACGCAGCCTAA
- a CDS encoding ATP-binding cassette domain-containing protein, protein MKDLHIDSVRKSYQGKLILSDIFLSCKKGEIVGLIGRNGSGKSTLLNIIFGTESAENKFVRVDNKILKSFADSSKIINYLPQDNFLPKEVKVHNIIKLFLSQKRKIQLINNDFIKPLLQKKFKVLSGGEKRILEVFLLLNSEANFVLLDEPFNGVSPIIRDYIMKIINDERQNKGFIITDHDYENVWKVSDRVLLLNNASIKEIIDEEELIKYGYLIKTTYNIGYRK, encoded by the coding sequence TTGAAAGATCTTCATATAGATAGCGTAAGAAAATCATATCAAGGAAAATTAATATTGAGTGACATTTTCTTGTCTTGTAAAAAAGGTGAAATTGTTGGATTGATTGGAAGAAATGGTTCTGGAAAATCTACATTACTAAATATAATTTTTGGAACTGAAAGTGCAGAAAATAAGTTCGTTAGAGTTGATAATAAAATTTTAAAAAGCTTCGCTGATTCTAGTAAAATAATAAATTACCTCCCGCAAGATAACTTCCTACCAAAGGAAGTTAAGGTTCATAATATTATAAAGTTATTCCTTTCACAAAAAAGGAAAATACAATTAATAAATAATGATTTTATTAAGCCATTATTACAGAAAAAATTTAAAGTACTTTCCGGAGGAGAAAAAAGAATATTAGAAGTTTTCCTATTATTAAACTCAGAAGCTAATTTTGTGCTATTAGATGAACCTTTTAATGGCGTAAGTCCAATCATTCGAGATTATATAATGAAAATTATAAATGATGAAAGACAGAACAAAGGATTCATTATAACAGATCATGACTATGAGAATGTCTGGAAAGTATCAGATAGAGTTTTACTACTTAATAATGCAAGTATTAAGGAAATAATTGATGAAGAGGAACTAATTAAATATGGTTATTTAATAAAAACTACTTACAACATCGGTTATCGCAAATAG
- a CDS encoding DUF6263 family protein, which produces MKRIILILLVITSLSTAAQESVLLRLNYTQGDNYVIDVESKQSMGMQGGMNMNMSMEMKITEVTAKRIKTESKITSVIMDMMQGGMTMSYDSNKKDEELDDMGKMMKSQFGPMLNATIHTTLDKKGNMTDTKIEPPIPGMDQITGNTSTIHYPEEKVSVGSSWTSEDENEGMKMNTTYTVSNIANGMVYLDLSGTVSGTGTGTIKGQTIVDIKSGIPTSATYEAEISAQGMDMSITNNTIITKT; this is translated from the coding sequence ATGAAAAGAATTATTCTGATTTTATTAGTGATCACCTCACTATCAACCGCCGCTCAGGAATCTGTTTTATTGCGCCTTAATTACACCCAGGGAGATAACTATGTTATAGATGTCGAATCTAAACAAAGTATGGGAATGCAGGGTGGGATGAACATGAATATGAGCATGGAGATGAAAATCACTGAAGTAACAGCGAAAAGAATCAAAACAGAATCTAAGATTACATCTGTAATTATGGATATGATGCAGGGAGGAATGACGATGAGCTATGATTCTAATAAGAAAGACGAGGAACTGGATGACATGGGAAAAATGATGAAGTCTCAGTTTGGACCAATGTTGAATGCTACCATTCATACTACCTTAGATAAGAAGGGGAATATGACTGACACAAAGATCGAACCGCCCATTCCTGGAATGGACCAAATAACAGGTAATACAAGTACAATTCATTATCCCGAAGAAAAAGTATCTGTTGGATCATCCTGGACTTCTGAAGATGAGAACGAGGGGATGAAAATGAATACTACCTATACGGTAAGTAATATTGCTAATGGGATGGTTTATTTAGATCTTTCGGGAACTGTAAGCGGTACTGGAACTGGAACTATCAAAGGACAAACCATAGTTGATATTAAAAGTGGAATTCCAACAAGTGCAACCTATGAGGCTGAAATTTCTGCTCAAGGCATGGATATGAGCATAACTAACAATACTATTATAACCAAGACATAA
- a CDS encoding amidohydrolase family protein, whose protein sequence is MKNILSLLFLFYLTNVSSQIIDMHTHSYTEEDYWGGNTHPTGVESPKSVEEHLEQTIKLMDKHGIEYAVVSGWSLEGVEKYVAADSRFIPGYMDEGNPIPVEQFEDLVKSGKIKVFGEVSGVYFGKTLNDPMYAPYLEICEKYNIPVAYHSGGAPPMAPFTCCPDFRISIGDPLLIEDVLVKYPKLRIYLMHAGEVYFEQAVRMMSMYKSLYVDLGAILWVDPLIKDYAIRFLKLAQTAGVLDRVMFGSDQMVWPGAITRSIDFINNLDFLSNEEKQMILYGNAKQFLNLK, encoded by the coding sequence ATGAAGAATATTTTATCCCTTTTGTTTTTATTCTATTTGACCAATGTTTCAAGTCAGATTATTGATATGCATACCCATAGTTATACTGAGGAAGATTATTGGGGAGGAAATACGCATCCTACAGGTGTAGAATCACCTAAATCTGTAGAGGAGCATTTGGAACAGACCATAAAATTAATGGATAAACATGGTATTGAGTATGCCGTAGTAAGCGGCTGGTCGTTAGAAGGTGTAGAGAAATACGTAGCAGCTGATTCCCGTTTTATTCCAGGTTATATGGATGAGGGAAACCCCATCCCGGTAGAGCAATTCGAAGACTTGGTAAAAAGCGGTAAAATTAAAGTGTTTGGTGAAGTTTCGGGAGTTTACTTTGGTAAAACTTTAAATGATCCAATGTATGCACCATACCTTGAAATTTGCGAAAAATACAATATCCCGGTAGCTTATCACTCTGGAGGTGCACCCCCTATGGCGCCTTTTACATGCTGTCCGGACTTCAGGATATCTATTGGTGACCCACTACTTATTGAAGATGTTTTAGTAAAATATCCCAAACTCCGTATTTACCTAATGCATGCCGGAGAAGTTTATTTTGAGCAAGCAGTAAGAATGATGAGTATGTATAAATCCTTATATGTCGATTTAGGAGCTATTTTATGGGTAGATCCTTTAATAAAGGATTACGCAATTCGATTTTTAAAATTGGCTCAAACTGCTGGAGTGCTGGACAGGGTTATGTTTGGATCAGACCAAATGGTGTGGCCGGGGGCCATTACCAGATCAATCGATTTTATAAATAATCTTGATTTTTTAAGCAATGAGGAGAAACAAATGATTTTATATGGAAACGCTAAACAATTTCTCAATTTAAAATAA
- a CDS encoding FAD-dependent oxidoreductase — translation MKSVTVIGCGIIGLTTAIKLQEKGFKVTIIAKEPFNRTLSSKVGAIWFPFEIHPKEKANKWSALTFKEYQLDEKEGNGVSFIPFITAYNNESNTDWTHQLPKGSVRKALSKELPKGIEKAHISIVPLAEPHSYLPYLYNRFINKGGVFKNQKITSLQEASTLNTLIVNSTGLGAKELCNDEDLQPMRGQILRCRKMDIPSCADSTKKGALSYVINRSNDCVIGGTDYEMDWNTNVEISDTKLIIKRLLQGGLSQESPEIIEEIVGLRPKRSCVRFEFDEDFPNVFHNYGHGGAGFTVAWGCAIELAEKFDLKSSKA, via the coding sequence ATGAAATCAGTAACAGTCATCGGATGCGGAATAATCGGTTTAACGACCGCCATTAAACTGCAAGAAAAAGGTTTTAAGGTTACAATAATCGCCAAAGAGCCGTTTAATAGAACCTTATCCAGTAAAGTGGGTGCTATCTGGTTTCCGTTTGAAATTCATCCTAAAGAAAAAGCTAACAAATGGTCGGCTCTTACCTTTAAAGAATATCAGTTAGATGAAAAAGAAGGGAATGGCGTGTCCTTTATACCTTTTATAACCGCATACAATAACGAAAGCAACACAGATTGGACACATCAGTTACCCAAAGGCAGCGTTAGAAAAGCCTTATCTAAAGAATTACCAAAAGGAATAGAAAAAGCCCATATTTCCATAGTTCCATTAGCGGAACCACATTCTTATTTACCTTATTTATATAACCGGTTTATAAATAAAGGTGGCGTTTTTAAAAACCAAAAGATTACCAGCCTTCAGGAAGCATCTACTTTAAATACTTTGATCGTTAACTCTACGGGTTTAGGAGCGAAAGAATTATGCAATGATGAGGATTTACAGCCTATGCGTGGACAAATTTTACGTTGTCGAAAAATGGATATTCCTTCTTGTGCAGATTCTACAAAAAAAGGAGCATTAAGTTATGTGATTAACCGTAGTAATGACTGCGTAATTGGTGGTACAGATTACGAAATGGATTGGAATACCAATGTAGAGATTAGTGACACCAAATTAATAATTAAGCGGCTATTACAGGGTGGCTTATCGCAAGAATCACCAGAAATAATCGAAGAAATTGTAGGACTGAGACCCAAAAGAAGCTGTGTTCGTTTTGAATTTGATGAAGACTTTCCCAATGTTTTTCATAATTATGGTCACGGAGGTGCAGGTTTTACCGTAGCTTGGGGTTGTGCAATTGAGCTTGCCGAAAAATTTGATTTAAAATCAAGTAAGGCTTAA